A window of Strix aluco isolate bStrAlu1 chromosome 2, bStrAlu1.hap1, whole genome shotgun sequence contains these coding sequences:
- the GPR12 gene encoding G-protein coupled receptor 12 — MNEDLKVNLSWLPQDHVEASSTENASAAGSSLVPVVDPEPELLVNPWDIVLCTSGTLISCENAIVVLIIFHNPSLRAPMFLLIGSLALADLLAGIGLIINFVFAYLLQSEATKLVTIGLIVASFSASVGSLLAITVDRYLSLYYALTYNSERTVTFTYVMLILLWGASICIGLLPVMGWNCLRDESTCSVIRPLTKNNAAVLSVSFLLMFALMLQLYIQICKIVMRHAHQIALQHHFLATSHYVTTRKGVSTLAIILGTFAACWMPFTLYSLIADYTYPSIYTYATLLPATYNSIINPVIYAFRNQEIQKALWLICCGCIPSNLSQRARSPSDV, encoded by the coding sequence ATGAATGAAGATCTGAAGGTTAATTTGAGCTGGCTGCCTCAGGATCATGTAGAAGCCAGCTCTACCGAGAATGCCTCAGCTGCAGGCTCCTCCCTGGTTCCTGTCGTAGACCCAGAGCCAGAGCTTTTGGTAAACCCCTGGGACATTGTGTTGTGTACTTCAGGGACCCTTATCTCCTGCGAAAATGCCATTGTGGTTCTTATCATTTTCCATAATCCCAGTCTTCGTGCCCCCATGTTCCTCCTGATAGGCAGCCTGGCGCTGGCAGATCTCTTAGCGGGCATTGGATTGATCATCAATTTCGTTTTTGCATACCTTCTGCAATCAGAAGCTACGAAACTGGTTACGATTGGACTGATTGTTGcctctttctcagcatctgtCGGCAGCTTGCTGGCTATTACTGTTGATCGTTACCTCTCCCTGTATTACGCTTTGACTTACAATTCAGAGAGAACTGTCACTTTTACCTATGTCATGCTTATATTGCTCTGGGGAGCATCTATCTGTATTGGACTGCTGCCTGTAATGGGCTGGAACTGCCTCAGAGATGAATCCACCTGCAGTGTTATCAGACCACTCACTAAAAATAATGCAGCTGTCCTTTCGGTCTCTTTCTTGCTTATGTTTGCCCTCATGCTGCAGCTCTACATTCAAATCTGTAAAATCGTGATGCGCCATGCCCATCAGATTGCCTTGCAACACCATTTCCTGGCCACTTCCCACTATGTGACCACCCGAAAAGGAGTGTCTACTTTGGCCATTATTTTGGGGACTTTTGCTGCTTGCTGGATGCCTTTTACGCTCTATTCTTTAATAGCAGATTACACCTATCCTTCTATATACACCTATGCCACCCTCCTGCCAGCTACCTACAATTCCATCATCAATCCTGTAATATATGCTTTTAGAAACCAGGAGATACAGAAGGCACTTTGGCTCATCTGTTGTGGCTGTATTCCTTCTAACCTGTCTCAGAGAGCAAGATCACCCAGTGATGTTTGA